One genomic segment of Ctenopharyngodon idella isolate HZGC_01 chromosome 7, HZGC01, whole genome shotgun sequence includes these proteins:
- the bcl6b gene encoding B-cell lymphoma 6 protein encodes MQMEEEHRSPSEHAAAAHVMEVKGYIKEFTRHSKDVLLNLNELRHRDILTDATLLVGTTTLRAHCAVLIACSGFFYTLFSRRAAGACGERGFSLALPEGLDAGSVSLLLDFMYTSCLPLTPRTVSGVLAAATYLQMEHVADTCRAFIQHSERITVSPSLMEPASRAPLGGRSPPAHPTIFSSPSRPAAEAEDPIPDRARVPGESFASLDPGTQTLKLEESSPPTPSTPSPDSPFHSSGQPNSPAESSGCSLSPQLKKRSESKPTPDPKACNWKKYKYIVLNPLCTTPIKEEGPGEELQAQSHTPFVSDRMEASSKTANNILTGQEPGLNNRKTLSLPYNTSQQKISFTPHHVVDRCLQPLTLSISEDKGFCSPYVCTQIANQNHLLGQHSIKFENLSTQLSYTGNQGTITKPSCSGDKPYRCNVCGAQFNRPANLKTHSRIHSGEKPYRCDTCGARFVQVAHLRAHVLIHTGEKPYPCNTCGTRFRHLQTLKSHLRIHTGEKPYSCEKCHLHFRHKSQLRLHLRQKHGAITNTKIRYKVLADPYQPGPTLLQAG; translated from the exons ATGCAGATGGAAGAAGAACACAGAAGCCCCTCCGAGCACGCTGCAGCCGCCCATGTGATGGAGGTGAAAGGCTACATTAAGGAGTTCACCCGCCACTCTAAGGACGTGTTGTTGAACTTAAATGAACTGCGGCATCGGGACATCCTTACAGACGCCACGCTGCTCGTGGGCACCACCACGCTGCGCGCCCACTGCGCCGTGCTCATCGCATGCAG TGGATTCTTCTACACTCTGTTCTCTCGGCGAGCGGCCGGTGCTTGCGGTGAGCGGGGGTTTTCTCTTGCCCTGCCGGAGGGGCTGGACGCAGGCAGCGTGTCCCTGCTGCTGGACTTCATGTACACCTCCTGCCTCCCTCTCACGCCCCGGACGGTATCTGGAGTGCTCGCCGCTGCCACCTACTTGCAGATGGAGCATGTCGCAGACACATGCCGAGCATTTATTCAGCACAG TGAAAGGATCACTGTGAGTCCCTCTTTGATGGAGCCAGCCTCCAGAGCGCCCCTCGGTGGAAGGTCACCGCCTGCCCATCCCACCATCTTCTCCTCCCCCTCCAGGCCTGCTGCTGAGGCAGAAGATCCCATCCCAGACCGAGCCAG GGTTCCAGGTGAGAGCTTTGCCTCGCTGGATCCAGGGACTCAGACCCTAAAATTAGAGGAATCGTCACCTCCAACCCCCTCCACGCCATCTCCAGACAGTCCTTTCCATTCCAGCGGGCAGCCCAACTCACCTGCTGAGTCCAGCGGCTGCAGTCTCTCTCCTCAACTAAAG AAGCGATCTGAGAGTAAGCCTACTCCTGACCCAAAGGCCTGTAACTGGAAGAAGTACAAGTATATTGTCCTCAACCCTCTGTGCACCACACCTATAAAGGAGGAGGGGCCTGGAGAGGAGCTTCAAGCACAAAGCCACACCCCCTTTGTCAGTGATAGAATGGAAGCCTCATCTAAAACAGCAAATAACATTTTGACAGGGCAGGAGCCTGGACTGAACAATAG GAAAACATTGTCTCTTCCATATAACACATCACAGCAAAAAATATCTTTTACTCCCCATCATGTTGTGGACCGCTGTTTGCAACCCCTGACCCTTTCGATCAGTGAGGATAAAG GTTTCTGCAGTCCTTATGTTTGTACCCaaatagccaatcagaatcatttaTTGGGCCAACATTCAATCAAGTTTGAGAACCTCTCCACACAGCTCAGTTACACTGGAAATCAAGGCACAATCACAAAACCTTCCTGCTCAG GAGACAAGCCTTACCGCTGTAATGTATGTGGGGCACAGTTCAACCGGCCTGCGAATTTAAAGACTCATTCTCGCATCCACTCTGGAGAAAAGCCCTACCGCTGCGACACATGCGGAGCCAGATTTGTTCAG GTCGCTCACCTGCGTGCTCATGTTCTGATCCACACTGGGGAAAAGCCATATCCATGTAACACCTGCGGGACACGTTTCCGCCACCTGCAGACGCTGAAGAGCCACCTGCGCatccacaccggagagaagccttacagc TGTGAGAAATGTCACCTGCACTTCCGTCATAAGAGTCAGCTGAGGCTCCATCTGAGACAGAAACACGGCGCAATCACCAACACCAAGATCCGCTACAAGGTTCTGGCAGACCCGTACCAACCTGGACCCACCCTGCTACAAGCTGGCTAA